The DNA segment CTTCCGTGTTGGCCGCGGCACCCGATCGTTCCTTGTATGTGTCGAAGGCGCTTGGGGCGCCATCTATGTAGCGTTGTAGTGGAATTGTAGCGCAGAATGCTACGGTCATTGTAGCCCACAACCCGGTTGTGTGAAGGAATCCAGTCCAAACAGGAGTACCTTTGACGATATGGTATGTTGGACGGATTAGGGCAGCTGCGAAGCCAAGAGAAGCCCCCATGTGAAGTGTAATGCGGGATATACTGGCATAGAAGTCTCTCTTGGATATAGTTTGTGCAAACATGCGCGACTTGGGGTCGGTCTCCGTGGCCATGTTGACTGCTGCTTACTCCGGCAGACGGAGTGAGTAAGTGACTGAATAGTGAATGAATGAGTGAGCAAGAGAAACGATGGCTTGCGAGAGTGGGAATTCTCAGCGATGCATCAATGCCACTATCGGCGGCTAAAAGAGTGGGAACGATACCCACTTTGTCCTACCTGTGAGCTGCGCGATCGGGAATCGCAGGCGACTGCGGTCAGAGCAGCAAGGAATGTATGGGTGGTCGTGGCGTATCGAGGGGGCGAGCCAGAGCAGCGGAAAGGCCAACGCGGCACCCAAACGCAACAACAGGGAGGCCGATGGAGGCGACAACGTCAAACCTGGACAGGCCAATGGGTGCGGCCGACTGCTGAAGTCGAGACCGAAGACCATGTCGCTGTGACGTGCTTTGAACACTCGGTAATGACTGTTGTTATATGCTCGTGCAATTGATGACGGATGCGTTGAAGAATGCTTCAAATACAGGCAGGGCAAGGGCGGTCTTGGCGCTTCGGCAGACCTTCCTGGATTGGTGCCTCGCCAGCTTCGCGTCTTCACTTCGCGACCAAGCGACTTTCAAGATCCAAGTCCGCTCGCATTCCATCCACTTTCACCAACACACCCAACATGGCCTCGACAGCTGAAGCACTACCGGAAGACCCGCTGAGTCTCTTGCGAAAGACGATCGAGCAACAGCGTCAACCGATTCCGACCACCGATCCAGATCAACCTCAAACCGATGTCTCTTTGGCGCAAGCGACACATTTGCTGTTCAACTTCGACTCGCCGCAGACCGGACCGCAACACATCTCAGTAGCGCTCAATGCCCCTACTCGCTTCATCTCGCCTGCGGCCGGCGATAAACCTCTGGATCTGCGAtcaatcttcttctgctggcAATGCAAAGACAAGAACACTGCAGACTACCTCACGGCCGTTGGCGAATTGAACAATGAACTCAAAGAAGCTGGCAAAGATGAGACGGCATCAAACGTGGTGTTcgcggagaagctggatcTCAACATGTGGCTCGCAGGCGAAATGGGCGAGAACGACAGCGAATACGTCAAGAGCCTTGGAGACAACAAAGCCGACAAAGCAGAATTGGCAGATACCCTGAAACAGGCGCAAGGCGATGCAGATGTGGACATGGTGGATGCTGGAAGCGACGAAGCAAAGCgaagagacgaagaagagcgtcTAGCAGCAATCTACGCCGCTGAGCGCAAAATGGGCGACCACAACACCGTCCTCCGTGGCGTCAAAGTCCAGGATTTCAGCAATATTCGAAAATACACCGCCCTCTTCCTCACAAAGAGCAAACCTCAACCCGGAGCACAAAATGCAGCAGCACCTTCTCTTACTGCAAACCCGGCTCTCCGACCTCCAGTCAAACCAACACAATCCGGCCGTCGTCCAGAACCCATCAttctcctctcctcatccttctcctccctccTCAAAATGCAAAACATCAAATCCTTCCTCTCGGACGGAACCTTCACCCCTCTCTCATCGTCCACCTCCGAAGCTCCGAACATTCTACACATCACGCGCCAACTCCGCACAATTCACCCAGGGCACTCAACACgtttcatcctcgtcgacgACCCATCAAATTTCCG comes from the Cercospora beticola chromosome 4, complete sequence genome and includes:
- a CDS encoding uncharacterized protein (BUSCO:EOG09263UWJ) — its product is MASTAEALPEDPLSLLRKTIEQQRQPIPTTDPDQPQTDVSLAQATHLLFNFDSPQTGPQHISVALNAPTRFISPAAGDKPLDLRSIFFCWQCKDKNTADYLTAVGELNNELKEAGKDETASNVVFAEKLDLNMWLAGEMGENDSEYVKSLGDNKADKAELADTLKQAQGDADVDMVDAGSDEAKRRDEEERLAAIYAAERKMGDHNTVLRGVKVQDFSNIRKYTALFLTKSKPQPGAQNAAAPSLTANPALRPPVKPTQSGRRPEPIILLSSSFSSLLKMQNIKSFLSDGTFTPLSSSTSEAPNILHITRQLRTIHPGHSTRFILVDDPSNFRPDYWNRVVAVFTTGQTWQFKSYKWTNPAELFSHALGVYVGWSGEVIPDTVKGWGRQVLSVQIDKGTNRWRDREVVETIWSQIEGRMRAQGWGKDGR